One window of Triticum dicoccoides isolate Atlit2015 ecotype Zavitan chromosome 5A, WEW_v2.0, whole genome shotgun sequence genomic DNA carries:
- the LOC119304041 gene encoding aspartic proteinase nepenthesin-1-like yields MPALQLLPYALFLTALLASSAAGHAAASLRAHLTHVDSGRGFTKHQLLRRMAARSLARIDSRCPAPGRGANAHPVTAPVSRGTVGIENMQSEYLVHFGIGTPRPQRVALTLDTGSDFVWTQCFCQVCFPQPFPAINISASGTIHGVSCSDPVCSQGGLALSGCTARDNICFYTYFYGDNSITTGQIVEDTFTFQQAPNDGKVAAVPKLRFGCGMFNTGLFGSNESGIAGFGRGPLSLPSQLKVGGFSYCFTNIVESRTSPVFLGTPDDLQAQATGPIQSTPFARGPDSTKYYLSLKGITVGKTRLPFNASTFAFKGDGSGGTMIDSGLSITKFPRAVFLSIVEEFKAQVPLPSDMVAGMLCFSAPHKKKAPAMPKMTLHLEDADWDLPRENYVLDLDGGDGDDDGTCVVIHAAGESGMTGIGNFQQQNTHVVYDLESNKLVFVPARCDKL; encoded by the coding sequence ATGCCTGCGCTGCAGCTCTTACCCTATGCTCTCTTCCTCACGGCCTTGCTAGCCTCGTCGGCGGCCGGCCACGCGGCGGCGTCCCTGCGGGCTCACCTCACGCACGTGGACAGCGGCCGCGGCTTCACCAAGCACCAGCTGCTCCGCCGGATGGCCGCTCGGTCACTGGCCCGCATAGACAGCCGGTGCCCAGCACCTGGCCGTGGCGCCAATGCGCACCCGGTGACCGCGCCCGTGAGCCGTGGCACCGTGGGCATAGAAAACATGCAATCCGAGTACCTCGTCCACTTTGGCATCGGCACGCCTCGCCCGCAGCGCGTGGCGCTGACGCTAGACACCGGCAGCGACTTCGTCTGGACGCAGTGCTTCTGCCAGGTCTGCTTCCCTCAGCCGTTCCCGGCGATCAACATCTCCGCCTCCGGCACCATCCACGGCGTCTCGTGCTCCGACCCTGTCTGCTCGCAGGGGGGGCTCGCGCTCTCCGGGTGCACCGCCCGCGACAACATCTGCTTCTACACCTACTTCTACGGCGACAACTCGATCACGACGGGGCAGATCGTGGAGGACACCTTCACCTTCCAGCAGGCGCCCAACGACGGCAAGGTCGCCGCGGTGCCGAAACTCCGCTTTGGTTGCGGCAtgttcaacaccggcctcttcggaTCAAACGAGTCCGGCATCGCCGGCTTCGGCCGCGGGCCGTTGTCTCTGCCGTCGCAGCTCAAGGTGGGTGGCTTCTCCTACTGCTTCACCAACATCGTGGAGTCCAGGACCAGCCCCGTGTTCCTGGGCACGCCGGATGACCTTCAAGCGCAGGCCACGGGGCCCATCCAGTCCACCCCATTCGCCCGGGGTCCAGACAGCACCAAGTACTACCTCTCGCTCAAAGGCATCACCGTCGGCAAGACGCGGCTGCCATTCAACGCGTCGACGTTCGCGTTCAAGGGCGATGGCTCCGGCGGGACGATGATCGACTCCGGCCTGAGCATCACGAAATTCCCGCGGGCCGTGTTCCTGAGCATCGTGGAGGAGTTCAAGGCGCAGGTGCCGCTGCCGTCCGACATGGTCGCCGGCATGCTGTGCTTCTCCGCCCCGCATAAGAAGAAGGCGCCCGCCATGCCGAAGATGACCCTCCATCTTGAAGATGCGGACTGGGACCTTCCACGGGAGAACTACGTGCTGGAcctcgacggcggcgacggcgacgacgacgggacGTGCGTGGTGATACATGCGGCGGGCGAGAGCGGCATGACCGGCATAGGCAACTTCCAGCAGCAGAACACGCACGTGGTCTACGACCTGGAGAGCAATAAGCTGGTCTTCGTGCCCGCTCGCTGCGATAAGCTGTGA